One Cryptomeria japonica chromosome 9, Sugi_1.0, whole genome shotgun sequence genomic window carries:
- the LOC131855830 gene encoding putative leucine-rich repeat receptor-like protein kinase At2g19210, whose amino-acid sequence MVCGPLTVVVVAPISHALKEAMRIPYLIDVPLRDMCLSSMHDISSFMSNMLHFGLGTFEATYTYGFSGIGLNTTNSIPTIEKLETPSAVLETALVTHNRSVGSITWTWSVPQVGVYYFTLCFTEVEKPGDSAIREFNVTVDENAWPSFALDHYLDTFCTFRQLELSGSKQVKFSLVPTNRSTVGAILNSFEVYQYSSPLNNGTYNGDVNTLDEIAGHFNLEKEWMGDPCLPQKYHWDWVDCNQDSSLRIIVVYYNSYRLTEKSDVYSFEVVLMEIISGRHPRFVGPQLLLEIKYTSLAR is encoded by the exons ATGGTGTGTGGACCCCTCACAGTCGTGGTTGTGGCTCCCATCAGCCATGCCCTCAAAGAGGCAATGCGGATACCATACTTGATTGATGTGCCTCTAAGAGACATGTGCTTGTCTTCTATGCATGATATTTCTTCTTTCATGTCTAATATGCTCCATTTTGGTTTGGGAACCTTTGAGGCCACCTATACTTATGGTTTTTCTGGAATAGGATT AAATACTACAAATTCCATTCCTACTATAGAAAAACTTGAAACACCATCAGCTGTGTTAGAAACCGCCTTGGTGACCCACAACAGGAGCGTAGGAAGTATCACATGGACTTGGAGTGTTCCACAAGTTGGTGTATACTATTTTACTTTATGCTTCACTGAAGTTGAAAAACCTGGAGATAGTGCAATCAGGGAGTTCAATGTTACTGTAGACGAAAATGCATGGCCTAGTTTTGCATTAGATCACTACCTCGATACATTTTGTACTTTCAGACAATTGGAATTATCTGGCTCCAAACAAGTCAAGTTTTCTCTTGTTCCTACCAATCGATCAACCGTGGGTGCCATTCTCAATTCCTTTGAAGTCTACCAATATAGCAGCCCTCTCAATAATGGAACTTACAATGGAGATG TGAATACCCTTGATGAAATTGCAGGGCACTTTAATTTGGAGAAAGAGTGGATGGGTGATCCTTGTCTGCCACAAAAATACCATTGGGATTGGGTGGATTGCAATCAGGACTCCTCACTAAGGATTATTGTTGT GTATTATAATTCATATCGATTGACAGAAAAGAGTGATGTTTACAGCTTTGAGGTTGTTTTGATGGAGATTATTAGTGGAAGACATCCTCGCTTTGTAGGCCCTCAACTTCTATTGGAGATCAAATACACATCACTAGCTCggtaa